The nucleotide window CCGGACTTAAAAACGGAAGACACGAGTTCAAGTTTGAGATAGATAAAACGTTCTTTCAATTATTTGACACTGAGCAGGAATTTACAAATCCCAGAATAGAAGTGAATGTATCACTTGATAAACACACTACTTTCCTGGAGTTTGAGATTAAAATTAAAGGACTGGTTGAATTGGTTTGTGACATCACAAATGAAAATTTCGACTATCCTATAGAGAATGAGATCAAGATTCTGGTAAATTTCGGGGAAGAATATGATGACAGCAATGAAGATGTGATTACCATTCCTACCGGAGAGCACGCCTTCAACGTAGCGCATTTGATCTACGAAAATGTAATGCTTTCTATCCCGATGAAAAAGATTTCACCGAATGTAAGTGATGAAGATCTTAAAATTCTTGACCAGTTCAGTCCTAAAGATATTGAAGTAGCAGAAGAGGAAGAACATGAAAGCGATCCAAGATGGGATGCTTTAAAAAAATTAAGAGACAATAATTAAATAGAATAATTTAAATATGATGAGATGATGAATCTCATCGCTCATCAATTAAAAAAGTTATTAGAAAATGGCACATCCAAAGAGAAGACAGTCGTCTACAAGAAGAGATAAGAGAAGAACTCACTACAAAGCTGTAGTTCCTCAATTAGCTAAAGATGCAACAACAGGAGAGCTTCACCTATACCACAGAGCTCACTGGCATGAAGGAAAATTGTACTACAGAGGTAAAGTAGTATTGGAAAAAGAAGTAGCTGCTACTGAAGAAAACTAAGAGTCGCTTTTCGCTGAAAAAGCCTCAT belongs to Chryseobacterium gleum and includes:
- a CDS encoding YceD family protein; translation: MDKLRNYDVSFSGLKNGRHEFKFEIDKTFFQLFDTEQEFTNPRIEVNVSLDKHTTFLEFEIKIKGLVELVCDITNENFDYPIENEIKILVNFGEEYDDSNEDVITIPTGEHAFNVAHLIYENVMLSIPMKKISPNVSDEDLKILDQFSPKDIEVAEEEEHESDPRWDALKKLRDNN
- the rpmF gene encoding 50S ribosomal protein L32; the encoded protein is MAHPKRRQSSTRRDKRRTHYKAVVPQLAKDATTGELHLYHRAHWHEGKLYYRGKVVLEKEVAATEEN